A single window of Arcobacter venerupis DNA harbors:
- a CDS encoding 2-oxoglutarate ferredoxin oxidoreductase subunit beta — protein sequence MAFNYDEYLRTDKMPTLWCWGCGDGVILKSVIRAIEKIGWNMDDVCVVSGIGCSGRFSSYINCNTVHTTHGRTLAYATGIKLANPDKKVIVVGGDGDGLAIGGNHTIHASRRNIDLNYIIINNFIYGLTNSQTSPTTPQGMWTVTMSRGNIDPTFDACKLVEAAGASFVARETMLDPKKLERVLVKGFEHKGFSFIEVFSNCHVNLGRKNKMATAMANLEWIDSISMAKTKFDKLEPEEQKGIFPTGILKHDTEAMEYCEAYEKVKEAHKNKTMVQL from the coding sequence ATGGCATTTAATTATGATGAATATTTAAGAACAGACAAAATGCCAACACTATGGTGTTGGGGATGTGGTGATGGAGTTATTTTAAAATCTGTAATTAGAGCTATCGAAAAAATTGGTTGGAATATGGACGATGTTTGTGTAGTTTCAGGTATTGGATGTTCAGGAAGATTCTCTTCTTATATCAACTGTAATACTGTTCACACAACTCACGGAAGAACTTTAGCATATGCAACTGGTATTAAATTAGCTAATCCAGATAAAAAAGTTATTGTTGTTGGTGGAGACGGTGATGGTCTAGCAATTGGTGGAAATCATACGATTCATGCATCAAGAAGAAACATTGACTTAAATTATATTATTATCAATAACTTCATCTATGGATTAACAAACTCTCAAACATCTCCTACAACTCCTCAAGGTATGTGGACAGTTACAATGAGTAGAGGAAATATTGACCCTACTTTTGATGCTTGTAAATTAGTAGAAGCAGCAGGTGCATCATTTGTTGCAAGAGAAACTATGCTTGATCCTAAAAAACTTGAAAGAGTTTTAGTTAAAGGTTTTGAACATAAAGGATTCTCATTTATTGAAGTATTTTCTAACTGTCACGTTAACTTAGGAAGAAAAAATAAAATGGCAACTGCTATGGCAAATTTAGAATGGATTGATTCTATTTCTATGGCTAAAACTAAATTTGATAAATTAGAGCCTGAAGAACAAAAAGGTATTTTCCCTACAGGTATCTTAAAACATGATACTGAAGCAATGGAATATTGTGAAGCTTATGAAAAAGTAAAAGAAGCTCATAAAAATAAAACTATGGTTCAATTATAA
- a CDS encoding 2-oxoacid:acceptor oxidoreductase family protein produces the protein MATNKTLMRFTGVGGQGVLLAGSIFAAAKINDGGYGLKTATYTSQVRGGPTVVDITLQDDEILYPYANDGEIDFMLSVAQISYNQFKNGVKEGGVIVVEPNLVTPTEEDRKRWKIYEIPIITIAKEEVGNVITQSVLALAMANYFTGETVSNDVLRKTMLSKVPEKVHEINNKAFDLGLKYAKEAAEATA, from the coding sequence ATGGCAACAAATAAAACATTAATGAGATTTACAGGTGTTGGTGGACAAGGTGTACTTCTTGCAGGATCAATTTTCGCTGCTGCAAAAATCAATGATGGTGGATATGGTTTAAAAACAGCTACTTATACATCTCAAGTAAGAGGTGGACCAACTGTTGTTGATATTACTTTACAAGACGACGAAATTTTATATCCTTATGCAAATGATGGTGAAATTGATTTCATGTTATCAGTTGCGCAAATTTCTTATAACCAATTTAAAAATGGTGTAAAAGAAGGTGGAGTTATCGTTGTTGAGCCAAATTTAGTTACTCCAACTGAAGAAGATAGAAAAAGATGGAAAATCTATGAGATTCCAATTATTACTATTGCAAAAGAAGAAGTTGGGAATGTTATTACTCAATCAGTTTTAGCATTAGCAATGGCTAACTACTTTACAGGCGAAACTGTATCAAATGATGTATTAAGAAAAACAATGCTTTCAAAAGTACCTGAAAAAGTACATGAAATAAATAACAAAGCTTTTGATTTAGGTCTTAAATACGCTAAAGAAGCTGCAGAAGCAACTGCATAA